From a region of the Candidatus Azobacteroides pseudotrichonymphae genomovar. CFP2 genome:
- a CDS encoding DNA alkylation repair protein, giving the protein MNAISLLYKILSVSDIEKAKFLQKYFKTKKGDYAEGDIMLGLSVPMVRDIVKKSPNFPFSEIQILLDSKYHEVRLAGLLFLVKQFKETKKEEERKKIFNFYLKNIHRINNWDLVDITCRDVIGSYLLNKEDRDVLYKLCRSNNLWEQRIAIVSTWTFIKNQQFDDTLAISEKLLNHQHDLIHKAVGWMLREVSKRNYPIIVSFLEKNYKRMPRTMLRYAIKHFSPEEKTHFLKKVTKLF; this is encoded by the coding sequence ATGAATGCTATATCTCTTCTCTATAAAATTTTGTCTGTTTCCGACATCGAAAAAGCAAAATTTCTCCAAAAATATTTTAAAACAAAAAAAGGTGATTATGCAGAAGGTGATATTATGTTAGGTTTGTCTGTCCCAATGGTTAGAGATATCGTTAAAAAAAGTCCTAACTTCCCTTTTTCAGAAATACAAATACTACTAGATTCCAAGTATCACGAAGTCCGATTAGCAGGATTACTATTTTTAGTCAAACAGTTTAAGGAGACGAAAAAAGAGGAAGAAAGAAAAAAAATATTTAATTTCTATCTGAAAAATATTCATAGAATTAATAATTGGGACTTGGTAGATATTACTTGTCGTGATGTGATAGGATCATATTTGTTAAACAAAGAGGATAGAGATGTGCTTTATAAGCTTTGCAGAAGCAATAATCTGTGGGAACAACGAATAGCTATTGTCTCTACATGGACATTCATCAAAAATCAACAATTTGATGATACCTTAGCTATATCAGAAAAATTATTGAATCATCAACACGATTTAATACACAAAGCAGTTGGATGGATGTTACGGGAAGTCAGCAAAAGAAATTATCCGATAATAGTTAGTTTCCTTGAAAAAAATTACAAACGGATGCCCCGTACAATGCTGAGGTATGCTATAAAACATTTCTCTCCTGAAGAGAAAACACATTTTTTAAAAAAAGTCACAAAGCTCTTTTGA
- the nhaD gene encoding sodium:proton antiporter NhaD, producing MFILMIVTFIIGYACIALENLLHIHKTATALLLAILLWIFFALGDWSSSPVYGSFLSYCEHYSCPNFATWLAHVPLVERLGEVSEILFFLLGAMTIVEIVDVYGGFRLITDKINTTQKVSLLWIIGLLTFVMSAVLDNLTTSIVIVALLRKLISNKKERWFFGSMVVLAANAGGTWSPIGDITTIMLWIADKVSSSYIIFNTFLPALTSIIIPFGILSFTMKGSITRLKTNNSEKEVVFSSRIRNFVFFLGIGALLFVPIFKTVTHLPPYLGMLGGLGILWIVTGFIHKKQLSNKYDYLSVHNILKQIDTPSILFFLGILMAVGALQTCGQLDLLSCSLEKISMKEPNKYYLISVIIGILSSIVDNVPLVAGIIGMYHFPINHYFWAFLAYTAGTGGSILIIGSAAGVAVMGMEKIDFIWYLKKISWLTLIGYLSGCFMYIFQQTLFLN from the coding sequence ATGTTCATTTTGATGATTGTAACCTTTATAATAGGTTATGCGTGTATTGCCCTAGAAAATTTATTGCATATTCATAAGACAGCTACGGCATTGTTATTGGCGATACTTTTATGGATATTTTTTGCATTAGGAGACTGGTCGTCCTCTCCAGTTTATGGTAGCTTTCTGTCTTATTGTGAGCATTATTCTTGTCCAAATTTTGCAACTTGGCTTGCTCATGTTCCTTTAGTTGAACGTTTGGGGGAAGTATCAGAGATTTTATTTTTTCTTTTGGGGGCAATGACAATTGTTGAGATAGTCGATGTATATGGAGGTTTTAGATTAATTACAGATAAAATTAACACAACTCAAAAAGTCTCTTTGTTGTGGATTATTGGGCTTTTGACTTTTGTTATGTCAGCTGTATTGGATAACCTTACAACATCTATCGTGATAGTTGCTTTGTTACGAAAATTAATTTCTAATAAGAAAGAACGTTGGTTTTTCGGAAGTATGGTTGTTCTAGCAGCGAATGCTGGCGGAACATGGTCTCCTATTGGAGATATTACAACTATTATGTTATGGATTGCAGACAAAGTTAGTTCGAGTTATATTATTTTTAACACGTTTTTACCTGCGTTGACATCCATAATTATTCCTTTTGGAATACTTTCTTTTACGATGAAAGGATCTATTACTCGTTTGAAAACAAATAATTCAGAGAAAGAAGTTGTTTTTTCAAGTAGAATAAGAAATTTTGTGTTCTTTTTAGGTATTGGGGCTCTACTATTTGTTCCTATTTTCAAAACGGTTACTCATCTTCCCCCCTATTTGGGAATGTTGGGAGGTTTAGGCATTCTTTGGATTGTAACTGGCTTCATACATAAAAAGCAATTAAGTAACAAATATGATTATTTATCTGTACATAATATTTTAAAACAAATTGATACTCCTAGTATTCTTTTCTTTTTAGGTATACTAATGGCAGTAGGTGCTTTGCAGACTTGTGGACAATTGGATCTACTTTCTTGTTCTTTGGAAAAAATTTCGATGAAAGAACCAAATAAATATTACTTGATTTCTGTAATTATAGGAATTCTTTCTTCTATAGTAGATAATGTTCCTTTGGTAGCTGGAATAATAGGAATGTATCATTTCCCAATTAATCACTATTTCTGGGCTTTTCTTGCTTACACTGCAGGAACAGGAGGAAGCATTTTGATTATTGGTTCTGCTGCAGGTGTAGCTGTAATGGGTATGGAAAAGATTGATTTCATTTGGTATTTGAAAAAAATATCATGGTTGACATTAATAGGTTATTTGAGTGGATGTTTTATGTATATTTTTCAACAGACTTTATTTTTAAATTAA
- a CDS encoding 4-alpha-glucanotransferase yields the protein MKLRFNIHFHTSSGQKLFIIGSIHELGKWDMEQAKEMFHLGDGIWYVELNIPNEVFLLYYRYFLKSGEGKLTFEEWKHPHYVRLNNHYKNYYIWDFWQLNPQYRVFYSSAFTKNWFARHDEHIIVPIYKRTIRIKISAPLVAPNERVVLLGNSEALGNWIPEKALSLSCEKFPDWQIDLDADKLPKTFEYKFCIIDEEKKSFLRWELGENRCVNVPILEKDETFIISSLYFRDKDPEWKCAGVVIPVFSLKTNNSFGIGDFGDLLQIIDWVRITNQKIIQILPINDTTNGHTWKDSYPYNIISAYALHPIYLNLKAMGTLKNSERDTFYKSKQAELNKSPVVNYKEVDKWKWEFFREIFRQDGEGVLSSCEFVSFFKENQEWLIPYANYCHIRDERDSTFSQQERYIPCHDFQLPQYKFYYYLQFHAHKQLKKVSNYARQNKIVLKGDIPVGVHREGVETWIKPDYFNMHFQVGAPPDTFSDEGQVWGFPVCNWKKIELDNYSWWKKRLQKMADYFDAYRIDHILGFFRIWQIPENFSNGSLGYFSPALPLCIEEIKRWGLPFCKNTKELFIEDLDKKGYYHPRILARHTLIYKQLNQNHQKSFDHLYNDYFYQRNNELWKLIALKHLTQIVDFTDMLVCGEDLGMIPHSVPEVMNTLQILSLEIERIPKSSGQEFTDLNCVPYFSVCTTSTHDMAPIRLWWKEDEKQTQHYYNRVLKKEGTAPKDCTPKISESIICNHLNAKSMLVIIPLQDWLSIDAQLRNSNPDTERINNPTNPCHHWQYRMHLTIEDLLEAENLNTKICSLIHRSYRTQP from the coding sequence TTGAAACTTCGGTTTAATATACATTTTCATACATCCTCGGGACAAAAATTATTTATTATTGGATCTATTCATGAACTGGGGAAGTGGGATATGGAACAAGCTAAAGAAATGTTCCACTTGGGTGATGGAATATGGTACGTTGAGTTAAACATACCTAACGAGGTTTTTCTTCTTTACTACCGTTATTTTTTAAAATCTGGGGAAGGCAAGTTAACTTTTGAAGAATGGAAGCATCCTCATTATGTCCGTCTTAACAATCATTACAAAAATTACTATATATGGGATTTTTGGCAATTAAACCCTCAGTATAGAGTTTTTTATTCATCTGCATTTACCAAAAATTGGTTTGCACGTCATGATGAACATATTATTGTTCCAATATATAAAAGAACGATTCGTATTAAGATATCAGCTCCGTTGGTTGCTCCTAATGAACGTGTAGTACTTTTAGGGAACAGTGAAGCGCTTGGAAATTGGATTCCAGAAAAGGCATTATCTCTTTCGTGTGAAAAATTTCCAGATTGGCAAATTGACTTAGATGCGGACAAGTTACCAAAAACATTTGAATATAAATTTTGTATCATTGATGAAGAGAAAAAAAGCTTCCTCCGTTGGGAACTAGGAGAAAACCGATGTGTTAATGTTCCTATTCTAGAGAAGGATGAAACTTTTATTATTTCAAGTTTGTATTTTAGGGACAAAGACCCTGAATGGAAATGTGCAGGAGTTGTTATCCCTGTTTTTTCATTGAAAACAAATAATAGTTTTGGAATTGGTGATTTTGGTGATTTGCTTCAAATAATTGATTGGGTAAGAATAACTAATCAAAAAATCATTCAAATTCTGCCTATCAACGATACAACAAATGGGCATACGTGGAAAGATTCTTATCCTTATAATATAATTTCTGCTTATGCCTTGCATCCGATTTATCTGAATTTGAAAGCTATGGGGACATTGAAAAATTCAGAAAGAGATACTTTTTACAAGTCCAAACAAGCAGAATTGAATAAATCTCCCGTAGTGAATTATAAGGAGGTAGATAAATGGAAATGGGAGTTTTTTCGTGAAATATTTCGACAAGATGGAGAGGGAGTATTGTCTTCGTGTGAGTTTGTTTCCTTTTTTAAGGAAAATCAAGAGTGGCTGATCCCTTATGCTAATTACTGTCATATAAGAGATGAACGTGATTCAACTTTTTCTCAACAAGAAAGATACATTCCATGTCACGACTTTCAATTACCCCAATATAAATTTTATTATTATTTGCAGTTTCATGCACATAAACAACTAAAAAAAGTAAGCAATTATGCCCGTCAAAATAAAATTGTATTAAAAGGCGATATTCCTGTTGGTGTTCATAGAGAAGGGGTTGAGACATGGATAAAGCCAGATTATTTTAATATGCATTTTCAGGTTGGAGCTCCTCCAGATACTTTTTCTGATGAGGGACAAGTATGGGGTTTTCCAGTTTGCAATTGGAAAAAAATAGAACTTGATAATTATAGTTGGTGGAAAAAACGCCTCCAAAAAATGGCAGATTATTTTGATGCATATCGAATCGACCATATCCTTGGTTTTTTTCGTATTTGGCAGATTCCTGAAAATTTTAGTAATGGATCACTGGGTTATTTTAGCCCCGCTTTGCCTCTCTGCATAGAAGAAATAAAAAGGTGGGGATTACCTTTTTGTAAAAACACCAAGGAGTTATTCATTGAAGATTTGGATAAAAAAGGGTACTACCACCCTCGTATTCTTGCTCGCCATACTCTTATTTATAAGCAACTTAATCAAAATCATCAAAAATCTTTTGACCATCTTTATAATGATTACTTCTATCAACGAAACAATGAACTTTGGAAGTTGATTGCTTTAAAACATTTAACACAAATCGTTGATTTTACTGATATGCTGGTTTGCGGCGAAGATTTGGGGATGATCCCTCACTCGGTACCAGAAGTGATGAATACATTGCAAATACTAAGTCTAGAAATAGAACGCATACCCAAATCATCGGGACAAGAATTTACTGACTTAAATTGTGTTCCTTATTTTTCGGTTTGTACAACATCTACCCATGACATGGCTCCTATCCGGTTATGGTGGAAAGAAGATGAAAAGCAAACTCAACACTATTATAATCGAGTTTTGAAAAAGGAAGGGACTGCTCCCAAAGACTGCACCCCTAAAATAAGCGAATCTATCATTTGTAACCATTTGAACGCAAAATCTATGTTGGTTATTATTCCCCTACAGGATTGGCTTTCCATAGATGCTCAATTACGTAATTCAAACCCCGATACAGAACGGATTAACAATCCAACTAATCCTTGTCATCATTGGCAATATCGTATGCACCTTACTATTGAGGATTTACTGGAAGCAGAAAACTTGAACACTAAAATATGTAGTTTAATTCATCGATCGTATCGAACCCAACCTTAA
- a CDS encoding purine-nucleoside phosphorylase, whose translation MLEKLKETVSWLRPKVSAETKIGIILGTGLGELANSITNKTEIPYEKIPHFPISTVEGHNGKLLIGQLGEKSVAVMQGRFHYYEGYDMSHITYPVRVMQFLEFNYLIISNAAGGINATFQIGDIMLIEDHINLFPKNPLRGRNFPEFGVRFPDMSQVYDKELRSLAISVTKKNNIKLQFGTYVGVQGPTFETPAEYNYFRIIGGDAIGMSTIPEVIVARHGGLRVLAFSIITDLGILGKIIEVNHKDVRKAGNSAQPQMAFIIKEIIKYL comes from the coding sequence ATGTTGGAAAAGTTAAAGGAAACAGTATCATGGCTTAGACCAAAGGTATCTGCAGAAACGAAAATAGGGATTATTTTAGGCACAGGTTTGGGGGAATTAGCAAACAGCATTACGAACAAAACAGAGATTCCTTATGAAAAAATTCCACATTTCCCCATTTCAACAGTCGAAGGACATAATGGAAAATTACTTATTGGTCAATTGGGTGAGAAATCCGTAGCCGTTATGCAGGGAAGATTTCATTACTATGAGGGATATGATATGAGTCATATAACTTACCCTGTAAGAGTAATGCAATTTCTTGAGTTCAACTATCTAATTATAAGTAATGCAGCAGGTGGAATAAATGCTACTTTTCAAATAGGAGATATCATGTTAATAGAAGATCATATTAATCTTTTTCCTAAAAATCCTTTGAGAGGGAGAAATTTCCCAGAATTTGGAGTTCGTTTCCCAGATATGAGTCAAGTATATGATAAAGAATTAAGAAGTTTAGCAATTTCTGTTACAAAAAAAAATAATATCAAACTGCAGTTCGGGACTTATGTAGGCGTTCAAGGGCCGACGTTTGAAACCCCTGCGGAATACAATTATTTCAGAATAATAGGAGGCGATGCTATTGGTATGAGTACTATACCTGAAGTAATAGTCGCACGACATGGAGGGTTGAGAGTACTAGCATTTTCTATAATCACTGATTTGGGAATTTTGGGAAAAATCATAGAGGTAAACCATAAAGATGTGCGGAAAGCAGGAAATAGTGCACAACCTCAAATGGCTTTTATTATAAAAGAAATAATCAAATATTTATGA
- the lgt gene encoding prolipoprotein diacylglyceryl transferase yields MLSFITWKVNPIAFTIPLVDKEVRWYGIAFAVGFTIGRWIVQKIWKQEKLDEAWLDKLSLYVVISTIIGARLGHCLFYSPNYYLSHPFEIIKVWEGGVASHGGTIGIIIAVWIYSKKITHKSMLWTFDRLVVPVGFVAALIRLGNLMNHEIYGHPTNVPWAFRFIKNVQQGGANLIFTPPSHPTQLYEAFFYMLTACVCLWMYWEKEDYRYHGLIFGVFLTGIFVPRFFIEFCKNTQESFEENMLLNMGQLLSVPFIIAGIWFIYKGSKLKKQNHKK; encoded by the coding sequence ATGTTATCTTTTATCACATGGAAAGTAAATCCAATTGCCTTTACTATTCCTCTTGTTGACAAAGAAGTGCGTTGGTATGGCATTGCCTTTGCGGTAGGATTTACAATAGGAAGATGGATCGTTCAAAAAATTTGGAAACAAGAAAAATTAGATGAAGCATGGCTTGATAAATTATCTCTTTATGTAGTAATTTCCACTATTATAGGTGCTCGATTAGGACATTGTTTATTCTATAGCCCAAATTATTATTTATCTCATCCCTTTGAAATAATTAAAGTTTGGGAAGGAGGAGTAGCCAGTCATGGCGGAACCATCGGAATCATTATTGCAGTTTGGATTTATTCAAAAAAAATAACTCATAAGAGTATGTTATGGACATTCGACCGACTGGTAGTTCCTGTAGGTTTTGTAGCTGCATTAATTCGCCTAGGCAACTTAATGAATCACGAAATATATGGTCATCCAACAAATGTACCTTGGGCGTTTCGCTTTATAAAAAATGTACAACAAGGTGGTGCAAATCTTATTTTTACACCTCCTTCGCATCCTACACAACTTTATGAAGCATTCTTCTACATGCTTACCGCCTGTGTTTGTCTCTGGATGTATTGGGAAAAAGAAGACTATAGATATCATGGACTCATATTCGGTGTATTTTTAACAGGTATTTTTGTTCCGCGTTTTTTTATCGAATTCTGTAAAAACACACAAGAGTCGTTTGAAGAGAACATGTTACTAAACATGGGTCAATTACTAAGTGTTCCATTCATTATTGCGGGAATATGGTTTATATATAAAGGATCAAAATTAAAAAAACAAAACCATAAAAAATAA